The Strix aluco isolate bStrAlu1 chromosome 19, bStrAlu1.hap1, whole genome shotgun sequence genome contains a region encoding:
- the LOC141932297 gene encoding NAD(+) hydrolase SARM1-like, translating into MPMVLTLLVSLYKLCRFFAMSGAERLVVPECVSQAGSWAGGGSSREHREVSPGVNTDVRAALDRILPALHQAITRAKKAAGPAELRKAIGEVFQLVEEAWGMPTLGRDVAKVLCDVIRLEGGLDLLLNLLYTAELETKCQAGKLLEQILVAENRDRIARIGLGVILNLAKERDVPQLAQSVSGILEHMFKHTEETCFQLISDGGLDAILYWCRWTDPIVLRHCAMALANCAMYGGQANQRLMIEKRTAEWLFPLVFSRDDELIRLHACLAITVLATNKEIEKEVERSGTLALVEPFIASLDPEQFACEMLGSSDTSQGRTADDLQRLVPLLDSSRLEAQCIAAFYLCTEAAIKTRQKKTKIFSEIGATQSLKRVVCYSTSSTTSSLAKKVLRMIGEEVPRRILPTVPNWKPCEVQTWLQQIGFNKYCQSFLDHQVDGDILLRLTEEELQEDLGMDSSITRKRFFRELTELKTFANYSTCDRSNLADWLGSIDPKFRQYTYNLLTCGINRNFLHRVTEQQLQEDCHINTGFHRVRILTAAREMLHSPITLQTASDGTDVFISYRRSTGSQLASLLKVHLQLHGFSVFIDVEKLEAGKFEDKLIQSVMSARNFVLVLSPNALDKCMADPECKDWVHKEIVTALNSGKNIVPVTDHFEWPDPETLPKDMRAVLKFNGIKWSHEYQEATIDKIIRFLQGRSSRDSSAGSENGLDCLPSLGQT; encoded by the exons ATGCCGATGGTGCTCACCCTGCTCGTCTCCCTCTATAAACTGTGCCGGTTCTTCGCCATGTCGGGTGCggagaggctggtggtgcctGAGTGCGTGAGCCAAGCGGGCAGCTGGGCAGGTGGGGGCAGCTCCAGGGAGCACCGGGAGGTTTCCCCCGGGGTGAACACGGATGTGCGGGCAGCCCTGGACCGGATCCTGCCCGCCCTGCACCAGGCCATCACCCGTGCCAAGAAGGCAGCTGGCCCTGCAGAGCTGAGGAAGGCCATCGGCGAGGTCTTCCAGCTGGTGGAGGAAGCCTGGGGGATGCCCACGCTGGGGAGGGATGTGGCCAAAGTGCTGTGTGACGTGATCCGCCTGGAGGGGGGCCTGGACCTGCTGCTGAACCTGCTGTACACTGCGGAGCTGGAGACCAAGTGCCAGGCAGGAAAACTCCTGGAGCAGATCCTGGTGGCAGAAAACAG GGATCGGATCGCTCGGATTGGTCTGGGAGTGATTCTGAACTTAGCCAAGGAGCGAGATGTTCCCCAGCTGGCGCAGAGCGTCTCCGGTATCCTGGAGCACATGTTCAAACACACCGAGGAGACCTGTTTCCAGCTCATCTCTGATGGAGGCCTGGATGCTATCCTCTACTGGTGCCGCTGGACGGACCCCATTGTGCTGCGGCACTGCGCCATGGCCTTGGCCAACTGTGCCATGTACGGAGGGCAGGCCAACCAGCGCCTGATGATCGAGAAGAGGACGGCGGAGTGGCTGTTCCCACTGGTGTTCTCAAGAGACGATGAACTAATCCGCCTACACGCGTGTCTGGCCATCACGGTGCTGGCCACCAACAAAGAAATCGAGAAGGAGGTGGAGCGCTCGGGGACGCTGGCTCTGGTGGAGCCGTTCATCGCCTCACTGGACCCGGAACAGTTTGCCTGCGAGATGTTGGGCAGCAGTGACACCAGCCAGGGGAGGACGGCGGATGACCTGCAGCGGCTGGTACCCTTGCTGGACAGCTCTCGGCTGGAAGCACAATGCATCGCTGCCTTCTACCTCTGCACGGAGGCTGCCATCAAAaccaggcagaagaaaacaaag ATTTTCAGTGAGATTGGGGCTACACAGAGCCTGAAGAGGGTAGTGTGCTactccaccagcagcaccacctcCTCCCTGGCCAAAAAGGTGCTGCGCATGATAGGGGAGGAGGTTCCTCGGCGCATCCTGCCCACAGTTCCCAACTGGAAGCCCTGTGAGGTGCAGACATGGCTGCAGCAGATCGGATTCAACAAATACTGCCAGAGCTTCCTG GACCACCAGGTGGATGGGGACATTCTCCTGAGGCTGACagaggaggagctgcaggaggatttGGGGATGGACTCCAGCATCACTCGGAAAAG GTTTTTCCGGGAGCTGACAGAGCTGAAGACCTTTGCAAACTATTCCACCTGCGACCGCAGCAACCTGGCCGACTGGCTGGGCAGCATCGACCCCAAGTTTCGTCAGTACACGTACAACCTGCTGACGTGCGGCATCAACCGCAACTTCTTGCACCGGGTGacggagcagcagctgcaggaggactGCCACATCAACACGGGTTTCCACCGCGTCCGCATCCTCACTGCTGCAAGGG AAATGCTCCATTCCCCTATAACGCTGCAAACTGCATCCGATGGGACTGATGTATTTATCAGCTACCGGAGGAGCACCGGGTCGCAGCTGGCCAG CCTGCTGAAGGTCCACCTGCAGCTGCACGGCTTCAGCGTGTTCATCGATGTGGAGAAGCTGGAGGCAGGGAAGTTTGAGGACAAGCTGATCCAGAGCGTCATGAGTGCCCGCAATTTTGTGCTGGTCCTCTCGCCAAATGCACTGGACAAGTGCATGGCAGACCCCGAGTGCAAGGACTGGGTGCACAAG GAGATTGTGACAGCCCTGAACTCTGGAAAGAACATTGTACCTGTTACAGACCATTTTGAGTGGCCGGACCCAGAAACACTTCCCAAGGACATGAGGGCTGTCCTGAAATTTAATGGTATCAA GTGGTCTCACGAGTACCAGGAAGCCACAATCGACAAAATCATCCGCTTTCTGCAGGGCCGCTCCTCCCGGGACTCCTCGGCTGGGTCGGAGAAC